The DNA sequence GCCATAGAAAAGGATCAATTATCTTAGCAGTATCATcatcacaaattaaaatattgctGGATCTGATGTTATGATGGATCAATCCCATGCCATGAATGTAGCATATTCCTTTTGCAACCCCAAGAGCGATTTGGATTCTTTGGGACCATGATAAAACCGGATATGGCTTTGAGCTTGAGTCTATGCCTTGCTGTTTATGAAGAATGTCGCGTAGGGACCCTCGTGGAGCAAAATCATACGCTAAGATCTGCAAACTGTGATACCAATGATAAACAACTAGTTCGACCACGTTCTCATGCTTTAGCTTAGATAATGATCTTGAAACCTATAAAACCAGGTGTTACAGCCACATTAGTCACTCAAAACTAATAAAACTTTTTCATCCAAATAAGCCaatctaatactccatatagcTATTCCAAACCTTTACTCTGGACTCAAATCCATGCTTTGACGTGCAGTAGCGCCACCTTTCAATATTTGCATCCAGTCCATTTTCTATGACTCCTTCAAAACTATTAGACACGGGTGTAATATAACCAGCATCAATGCCCTTTGCCTCAccaaatataatgaaatagacatcatcttctttcaTGGCAGTAGCGGGGATGTCCTTTGACATTTCATCAACTTCAGCCTCATTTTGATCCTTTGGTGTTGATTCTGTTTCACCAAAACCAACACATACAATATAAAGATCGATAAATACAACTTGAACATCCAACATTTCTAAATTATCTATGCAAAGAAAGAACTTTTATACAAACCATCTAATGGAAAGGCTTCTTTTGTGGCGGTGGCGGGGATGTCCTTAGACAGCTTATCAACTTCAACCTCATTTTGATCCTTTTGTGTTGATCCTGTTTCACCATAACCAAcccatacaaaatataaagatcGATAAATACAACTTGAACATCCAACATTTCTAAATTATCTATGCAAAAGAAAGAACTTTTATACAAACCATCTAATGGAAAGGCTTCTTTTGTGGCAGTGGCAGGGATGTCCTTTGACAGCTTATCAACTTCAGCCTCATTTTGATCCTTTTGTGTTGATCCTGTTTCACCATAACCAAcacatacaaaatataaagatcGATAAAAACAACTTGAACATCCAACATTTCTAAATTATCTATGCAAAAGAAAGAACTTTTATACAAACCATCTAATGGAAAGGCTTCTTTTGTGGCAGTGGCGGGGATGTCCTTTGACAGCTTATCAACTTCAACCTCATTTTGATCCTTTTGTGTTAATCCTGTTTCACCATAACCAAcacatacaaaatataaagatcGATAAATACAACTTGAACATCCAACATTTCTAAATTATCTATGCAAAGAAAGAACTTTTATACAAACCATCTAATGGAAAGGCTTCTTTTATGGCGGTGAAGGGGATGTCCTTTGACATTTCATCAACTTCAACCTCATTTTGATCCTTTTGTGTTGATCCTGTTTCACCAAACCAACACATGCAAAATATAAAGATCAATAAATACACCTTGAACACccaacattttataaattatctaTGCAAAGAAAGAACTTTTATACAACCTTCTAATGGAAAGGCTTCTTTTGTGGCAGTGGCAGGAATGTCCTTTGACAGCTTATCAACTTCAACCTCACTTTGATCTTTTGGTGTTGGACCTGTGTCGCCATAACCAACCAACACAAACAATATCAAGACCATTTACCAAAACTTGAGCATCCACTATTTGTAAAGTGTCTATGCATAGAAAGAACTTATACATACCAACTAGTGGAAAGGCTTCTTTCATGGCAGTGGCAGGGATGGTCTTTGCTGTTGATCCTGTGTCACCATAACCAACACAAATACTCTCAGGATCATTAATCACAACTTAAAcatccattattttttatatatagaaagaATTCACATTTACCAGCTCGATTCCGAAACGGCCAAAACTGTAATTTTTGTGCCGTCGTTCCTTTCCTCTCCTGTTGTTCAAGGGCCAACTCAAGCTGCACCACAACTCGAGACATTGTGAGTCGTTTCTTTGGATCAAGATCCAAACATCCTTTAACAACCTCAACAAATGTCTTCAAGCATTCTTGTGAGATATCTCCCTTCAAATTTGAAGCTACAATCTGATAAGCTTTTCCTTTTCGAATTTTTTCTTGAGCCCACATGCTCATATACATCTCATCCTCGGCAAGATTTTCTTCAATCGCTGGTCTCCCACTCAACACCTCCAATAATACTATCCCAAACGCATAAGTGTCACTTGCCCTTTTAAGTATACCGCTGCTAAAATAACTTGGATCAAAATACCCAAATGAACCCTTAACATTTGTGAAGACATGGCTATGTGAGATATCAAGCCTTAAATGTTTGGCCAACCCAAAATCCGAAACCTTAGCAACGAAATTTTCATCTAAAAGGATGTTAGTTGGCTTGACATCACGGTGTATGATGGAGCAACCAGAGTGAAGATAGTCCAAACCTCGTCCCGCTCCA is a window from the Salvia hispanica cultivar TCC Black 2014 chromosome 1, UniMelb_Shisp_WGS_1.0, whole genome shotgun sequence genome containing:
- the LOC125197940 gene encoding receptor-like kinase LIP2 isoform X2, which codes for MNSSTSENLCRRFSLAELNLATGDFSEEHVIGKGGFGKVYKGFIDNEATAIKRRLASNLTRGTGQGQIEFAAEIETLSKFRHRNLVSLIGYCDEQGEMILVYDYMWNGTLADHLHKLLSDSNGGSSLSWNERLKICIGAGRGLDYLHSGCSIIHRDVKPTNILLDENFVAKVSDFGLAKHLRLDISHSHVFTNVKGSFGYFDPSYFSSGILKRASDTYAFGIVLLEVLSGRPAIEENLAEDEMYMSMWAQEKIRKGKAYQIVASNLKGDISQECLKTFVEVVKGCLDLDPKKRLTMSRVVVQLELALEQQERKGTTAQKLQFWPFRNRAGSTAKTIPATAMKEAFPLVGPTPKDQSEVEVDKLSKDIPATATKEAFPLEGSTQKDQNEVEVDEMSKDIPFTAIKEAFPLDESTPKDQNEAEVDEMSKDIPATAMKEDDVYFIIFGEAKGIDAGYITPVSNSFEGVIENGLDANIERWRYCTSKHGFESRVKVSRSLSKLKHENVVELVVYHWYHSLQILAYDFAPRGSLRDILHKQQGIDSSSKPYPVLSWSQRIQIALGVAKGICYIHGMGLIHHNIRSSNILICDDDTAKIIDPFLWPTLCRYCRENYCVMHSHITQKIDVYNFGEILFELLTGSNINDSSNSEPAVEGLHQFVDARLKGEYPPDAVMKMIIVARSCLRDEEYYDRKMVRVVKYLELCLHETKSQDSQG
- the LOC125197940 gene encoding receptor-like kinase LIP1 isoform X1, coding for MNSSTSENLCRRFSLAELNLATGDFSEEHVIGKGGFGKVYKGFIDNEATAIKRRLASNLTRGTGQGQIEFAAEIETLSKFRHRNLVSLIGYCDEQGEMILVYDYMWNGTLADHLHKLLSDSNGGSSLSWNERLKICIGAGRGLDYLHSGCSIIHRDVKPTNILLDENFVAKVSDFGLAKHLRLDISHSHVFTNVKGSFGYFDPSYFSSGILKRASDTYAFGIVLLEVLSGRPAIEENLAEDEMYMSMWAQEKIRKGKAYQIVASNLKGDISQECLKTFVEVVKGCLDLDPKKRLTMSRVVVQLELALEQQERKGTTAQKLQFWPFRNRAGSTAKTIPATAMKEAFPLVGPTPKDQSEVEVDKLSKDIPATATKEAFPLEGSTQKDQNEVEVDEMSKDIPFTAIKEAFPLDGLTQKDQNEVEVDKLSKDIPATATKEAFPLDGSTQKDQNEAEVDKLSKDIPATATKEAFPLDGSTQKDQNEVEVDKLSKDIPATATKEAFPLDESTPKDQNEAEVDEMSKDIPATAMKEDDVYFIIFGEAKGIDAGYITPVSNSFEGVIENGLDANIERWRYCTSKHGFESRVKVSRSLSKLKHENVVELVVYHWYHSLQILAYDFAPRGSLRDILHKQQGIDSSSKPYPVLSWSQRIQIALGVAKGICYIHGMGLIHHNIRSSNILICDDDTAKIIDPFLWPTLCRYCRENYCVMHSHITQKIDVYNFGEILFELLTGSNINDSSNSEPAVEGLHQFVDARLKGEYPPDAVMKMIIVARSCLRDEEYYDRKMVRVVKYLELCLHETKSQDSQG